TGTAATGCCTTCTGTTTCTGAACCGTTTGGAATTTCTCCCCTTGAAGCCATGCGCTCCAATGTTCCCGTTGTAATTTCAAAACAATCCGGGGTCGCCGAAATATTGCAATATGCACTGAAAGTGGATTTTTGGGATGTTGATGCACTTGCTGATGCCATTTATGGATTATTGCACTATTCTGCACTGTCTAAAATGTTTAGTCAACACGGTAAAGGTGAAGTGGAAAATCTGAAATGGGAAAATGCTGCCCAAAAAGTTGTTGAAGTGTATGAAAGTGTAGTTATTAATAAATAATAGATTATTAAAAATACCTGAATATGAAATCTATATGCTTTTATTTCCAGATACATCAACCCTTTCGTTTACGGACATTTCGCTTTTTTGATATAGGTTCCGATCATCATTATTATGATGAATACCAAAACCGGCATATTGTTCGCAGAGTGGCAAAAAAATGTTATTTGCCTGCCAATCAAATTATATACGATATTATACAGAAATATGGCACCGATTTTAAAGTCAGTTTTTCTATATCCGGAGTTGCTCTCGAACAATTTAAAATGTATATACCAGAGGTAATAGAAAGCTTTCAAAAACTTGCTCAAACCGGTTGTGTTGAATTTCTTGCTGAAACTTATTCACATTCACTATCTTCGCTCAAATGCAAAGAAGAATTTAACCGGCAGGTAATTTTGCATACCCATATGATTGAAGAATTATTCGGACAAACCCCGGTTACCTTTCGTAATACCGAGTTGATTTACGACGATCGCATTGGAGAAATGGTAGCCGATATGGGTTTTAAAACCATGTTGATGGAGGGCGCCAAGCATGTATTGGGTTGGAGAAGTCCTAATTATTTATATTGTAATGCAATAAATCCAAAATTAAAATTATTGTTAAAAAATTTCCAGTTGAGCGACGATATTGCTTTTAGGTTTTCACAACAATCCTGGCATGACTGGCCACTCACTGCCGAAAAATTTGTCGATTGGCTAAACCAAACTGATCCCAAGCAGGAAGTCGTTAATCTGTTTATGGATTATGAAACATTTGGAGAGCACCAATGGCCCGAAACAGGGATTTTTGATTTTTTGCGTGCATTACCATCAAGGGTTTTCTCTCATTCTGACTTCAAATTTAATACACCCGCAGAAGTTGCTCAAAAATTGCAGCCTGTAACATTTGTAAGTGTTCCCTACCCATGTTCATGGGCTGATGAAGAAAGAGACTTGACCGCTTGGTTGGGGAATGATTTACAGGATGAAGCCTTCGATTCATTGTATTCTATAGGTGAGAAAGTAAAAAAATGTAATGATTCCCTTATTCAACGCGATTGGCTGTATCTGCAAACAAGCGATCATTTCTATTATATGTGTACAAAATGGTTCAGCGATGGAGATGTACATCGCTATTTTAATCCCTATGGCACACCTTATGAGGCATTTATTAATTACATGAATGTACTTTCCGATTTTATTATCAGGGTAAATACCTGCCTTGAGGATGAATATAAAATAGGCAGTGCTAATGCAGAGCCCCTTTTACCTAAAGACAAACCAAAAACAAAAAGAAAGAAAGCCACCGGAGAAAAGCCATCGGAAAAAATTAAATCAAAAACGAAAAAATAAAAAGTAAAGAATAATATTGAATACTAAGCTTATGAATGATAATATTATACGCAAACCTGATTATATTTTTGAAGTCTCTTGGGAAATATGCAACAAAGTTGGAGGAATTTACACAGTTCTTTCCACAAAAACGCAATCCATAGTAAAGGATATTAGAGATAACCTGATTCTCATTGGTCCCGATGTATGGATGGAGGCAAGACAAAATCCCGATTTTATTGAAGATAAATATATTTATAAATTCTGGCGGGAAAAAGCTGAAAGAGAAGGATTAAAAATCAGGATTGGTAGATGGAATATTGCCAGCGAACCTATTGTGATACTGGTAGATTTTACTCCATACTTTTCAAATAAAGATCAGATATTTACTGATTTCTGGAAGACCTACAAATTGGATTCTCTCTCAGGACAGTGGGATTACACCGAACCAGCTCTTTTTGGGTATGCAGCAGGCAAAGTAATTGAGAGTTTTTACGATTTCAATCTGTCTGCTCAAGATGCCATAATTGCCCAGTTTCATGAATGGATGACGGGTACAGGCATTTTATTTCTTAAACAAAACGTACCCCAGGTAGGCTGTGTGTTCACTACCCATGCCACTGTACTCGGAAGATGTATAGCCGGGAATAATCTTCCCTTATACAGAGATTTAAAACAGTTTAATGCAGAAGTACTTTCCGTAAATTTTGGCGTACGATCCAAGTTTTCACTCGAAAAACTTTCTGCCAAGGAAAGTGATGCTTTTACAACTGTTAGCCATATTACCGCACTTGAATGTGAGCAGTTTTTCGATAAACCGGTGGATGTGGTTACTCCTAACGGATTCGACGATTCTTTTGTTCCGCCGGATGATGTATTTGAAGAAAAACGTGCCATAGCACGGCAGAAATTGTTTGGAGTAGCAAAAGCTGTACTGAACCAAGATATTCCCGACGATACTTTGCTGGTTGTAAATAGCGGCAGGTACGAATTTAAAAACAAAGGAATTGATATCTACATTGAAGCCCTTTCCAGACTAAATGATAATCCCTTGCTAACCAAGCAAGTATTGGCATATATTATGGTTCCTGCTAACCATTCAGGACCTCTTCGTGAAGTAATTGAACGGCTCAACAATCCGGATTTTAATACTCCTCTCAGTGGCAAGTATCTTTCCCACGGCTTGCACGAAGCTGAATTTGATCCCATATTGAAAGCACTTAAAAAGAGTAATCTTTCCAATAACCCCCTCGATAAAGTAAAAATCATTTTTGTGCCTTCCTATCTCATGGGTAACGACGGCATATTTAACCTTGATTATTACCAGTTGCTTATAGGGTTTGATATTTCTGTTTTTCCCTCTTACTACGAACCTTGGGGTTACACTCCTCTCGAAAGCCTTGCATTTCATGTTCCAACTATCACCACCACACTTGCAGGTTTTGGAATGTGGATAAAAAATACTTTCAATACAATAGAAAAGGGTGTAGGTGTTATTGAACGAAATGATGATAATGATAACGAAGTAATTAATGATATTGCCGGATTTCTTCTCAGGTATGTAAATAAAACTCCCGAAGAAAGACTGCAGTGTATGCAAGAGGCATTTAAAATTTCCCGGATAGCATTATGGGAGAATCTTATAGACTATTATTATCAGGCTTACTCTGTTGCCCTTGGAAAAGCATACCTTCGGTACGATAGTTTTAAAGAAAAAGTTCCCTACGATTATGTTACATCACTTCCCAAAATTAAAAAAAGCGTTGTAGATTGGAAAAAAGTTTACATCAGTTCTACGCTTCCGGCAAAATTTTCCTCTTTGCGAAAAATTGCAAACAACCTGTGGTGGACATGGAATTATGAAGCCATTGAGCTTTTTGAAATGATTGATAAAATCTTATGGGAAAAAAGTAACCATAACCCCATAGTTATACTTGAAACTCTTTCTATCAGGAAGTTAAAAAAACTTGAACGTGATAAGGGCTTTATTACCAAACTCAAAGAAGTGAGTAAGAAATTTGACGATTACATGGCTAAAGCCGAAGGGAAAAAACCAGATATTATTGCTTA
This window of the Lentimicrobiaceae bacterium genome carries:
- a CDS encoding glycoside hydrolase family 57 protein, which translates into the protein MKSICFYFQIHQPFRLRTFRFFDIGSDHHYYDEYQNRHIVRRVAKKCYLPANQIIYDIIQKYGTDFKVSFSISGVALEQFKMYIPEVIESFQKLAQTGCVEFLAETYSHSLSSLKCKEEFNRQVILHTHMIEELFGQTPVTFRNTELIYDDRIGEMVADMGFKTMLMEGAKHVLGWRSPNYLYCNAINPKLKLLLKNFQLSDDIAFRFSQQSWHDWPLTAEKFVDWLNQTDPKQEVVNLFMDYETFGEHQWPETGIFDFLRALPSRVFSHSDFKFNTPAEVAQKLQPVTFVSVPYPCSWADEERDLTAWLGNDLQDEAFDSLYSIGEKVKKCNDSLIQRDWLYLQTSDHFYYMCTKWFSDGDVHRYFNPYGTPYEAFINYMNVLSDFIIRVNTCLEDEYKIGSANAEPLLPKDKPKTKRKKATGEKPSEKIKSKTKK